Proteins co-encoded in one Candidatus Neomarinimicrobiota bacterium genomic window:
- a CDS encoding FlgD immunoglobulin-like domain containing protein — MRRKVLLEAIIVMVSLGLVSVSAQWEVFDCDIIPAEAGWTEDNATTPDGVSEVTWVVDDPDNPGEKFVKVDTQAEVWDFKEQWRKEIGGDPVTGVTLMFRAVALDTATFNRDFDLYLYNGTYRERLISKLKGTKVKFDKQGIEEFIDVTKWHIFRWTAINDYFELYVDDDPLSYLSGASTSTEEIGMFFRFGDGGGDLYGALYDWFAWDTTGAYAPGTGTPLPDSLTGIEAISVKGAELQPQNFELSQNYPNPFNPATEIQYKVSEAASVRLTIHDLTGRLVNTLINETKQPGTYQVQWNGRDSQGQRMPSGVYFYSLDTGSYRAIKKMLLIK; from the coding sequence ATGAGGAGAAAAGTGCTACTGGAAGCTATTATCGTCATGGTTTCTCTGGGACTAGTCAGCGTTTCGGCACAATGGGAGGTGTTCGATTGCGACATAATCCCGGCTGAAGCTGGTTGGACTGAAGACAATGCCACGACTCCAGACGGAGTCTCAGAGGTTACCTGGGTAGTGGATGATCCCGACAATCCGGGTGAGAAATTTGTCAAGGTTGATACACAAGCCGAAGTATGGGATTTTAAGGAACAGTGGAGAAAGGAGATTGGCGGAGATCCGGTCACTGGTGTTACCCTGATGTTCAGGGCCGTGGCCTTGGATACGGCAACCTTCAATCGCGATTTCGATCTATACCTATATAACGGGACCTATAGAGAGAGACTGATCTCGAAGTTGAAAGGCACGAAGGTGAAGTTCGATAAGCAAGGTATTGAAGAATTTATCGACGTAACCAAGTGGCATATCTTTCGCTGGACAGCGATAAACGATTATTTCGAACTGTATGTCGATGATGATCCGCTCTCATACCTGTCTGGGGCATCAACCTCTACCGAGGAAATCGGTATGTTTTTCCGTTTTGGCGATGGTGGTGGCGACCTGTACGGTGCTCTCTACGATTGGTTCGCCTGGGACACTACCGGTGCTTATGCTCCAGGTACGGGGACGCCGCTACCTGATAGCTTGACTGGTATAGAAGCGATCAGTGTTAAAGGAGCAGAGCTGCAGCCCCAGAACTTTGAACTAAGCCAGAACTATCCCAATCCGTTTAACCCGGCGACTGAGATTCAGTATAAAGTAAGTGAAGCAGCTTCAGTTCGTTTAACTATCCACGACTTGACGGGTCGTCTTGTGAACACCCTGATCAATGAGACGAAACAACCGGGAACATATCAGGTGCAGTGGAACGGCCGTGATAGTCAGGGGCAACGTATGCCCTCCGGCGTATATTTCTATTCGCTGGATACCGGTTCCTACCGGGCCATAAAGAAGATGCTTTTAATCAAATAG